One Littorina saxatilis isolate snail1 linkage group LG1, US_GU_Lsax_2.0, whole genome shotgun sequence genomic window carries:
- the LOC138968384 gene encoding uncharacterized protein, translating into MWQVAVLYSAVVFTANLADGQSTCVSDAPDNCTFATGLTSCKWPFESNSWTNPRSSAAFGTTGLSEVNVTSRTACRTGQETHCLQIRYLFEERNAGIRALLIKVRDEDDVDDSRELVAWNGADAGIGVWHTAGIPIQSKDNFTITVEARIVVERILIKSIHYIKAPCSHLPTSTVPSPLTNTQEERTTTIGSHVSPDASNNVGVVVGVVVAVVVIVVAVGFFILYRRKRLHMWKTCFINKNEKNPAGTSHSGGEHSVGKYDKRAVNGVKVTPTGSGHNNHAFPASESQPSDTYYSVIKDTDESGAPHYSTIQECQSADGKTLADASKLTDDDPYEIKTENGHLTSRSTATRHVNAYANLKGKTGGRGNPLAPASNGDNRHTPVDYSLARGTGDEVTGVHHCLEEDSNNHGEGGDTGLYHYAKDPDMNPEAGADAKGVYHILEEDPAISRDDQSLGVYHEPKVEQTGQRTAKVSKGLPGNYNTLDFVGKRSDLKTHEDGSGGVYNHLGAESDDPYNEVDRDVRLEVIDGEYSHIKLSDC; encoded by the coding sequence ATGTGGCAAGTAGCTGTCCTTTACTCTGCTGTCGTCTTCACTGCGAACCTTGCTGACGGTCAGTCTACCTGTGTCAGCGATGCACCGGACAACTGCACTTTTGCGACTGGGCTGACATCGTGCAAGTGGCCATTTGAATCAAATAGCTGGACCAATCCCAGATCCAGTGCTGCTTTTGGCACAACCGGTTTATCGGAAGTAAACGTGACCAGCAGAACGGCTTGCCGCACAGGCCAAGAAACACACTGTTTGCAGATACGATACTTGTTTGAAGAAAGGAACGCTGGCATTAGGGCACTACTAATCAAAGTCAGGGACGAGGACGACGTAGATGACAGTAGAGAGCTGGTAGCCTGGAACGGAGCAGACGCAGGAATAGGTGTGTGGCACACAGCTGGTATTCCTATTCAGAGCAAGGATAACTTTACCATCACAGTAGAGGCCAGAATAGTTGTCGAAAGGATTCTTATAAAATCTATACATTATATCAAAGCTCCGTGTTCACATTTACCAACAAGTACAGTACCGTCaccactaacaaacacacaagaagAAAGGACAACAACGATTGGTTCACACGTTTCCCCGGACGCTTCAAACAACGTAGGTGTAGTGGTTGGAGTTGTGGTCgctgttgttgtcattgttgttgcAGTTGGCTTCTTCATTCTTTACCGACGGAAACGATTGCATATGTGGAAGACGTGCTTTATAAATAAAAACGAGAAGAACCCTGCCGGAACATCACATAGCGGAGGAGAGCACAGCGTAGGCAAATATGACAAACGCGCTGTCAATGGCGTCAAAGTGACACCGACAGGTTCAGGACATAACAACCATGCTTTCCCAGCGTCAGAATCACAGCCTTCAGACACCTATTACAGTGTGATCAAAGATACAGATGAATCGGGAGCTCCCCACTACTCTACCATACAGGAGTGCCAGTCTGCTGACGGCAAAACGCTGGCTGACGCTTCGAAATTAACTGACGACGATCCTTACGAAATCAAGACTGAAAATGGACATTTAACTTCCAGATCTACAGCGACAAGACACGTCAATGCCTATGCAAATCTCAAAGGTAAAACAGGGGGGAGAGGAAACCCTTTGGCACCTGCTTCTAACGGAGACAATAGACACACACCAGTAGACTATTCTCTGGCAAGAGGTACGGGAGATGAAGTGACTGGAGTTCACCATTGTCTTGAAGAAGATTCGAACAATCATGGAGAGGGAGGGGACACAGGGTTGTACCACTACGCCAAGGACCCTGACATGAATCCGGAAGCAGGTGCAGATGCAAAAGGAGTGTACCACATCCTCGAAGAAGACCCTGCCATTTCGAGAGACGATCAGTCACTCGGAGTATATCATGAACCTAAAGTCGAACAAACGGGGCAGCGGACTGCAAAAGTCTCCAAGGGACTACCTGGGAACTACAACACGCTAGACTTTGTAGGAAAGAGGTCTGATCTGAAGACACACGAGGATGGTTCAGGCGGAGTGTACAATCACCTGGGGGCAGAGAGTGATGACCCTTACAATGAGGTGGACAGGGATGTAAGGTTAGAGGTCATCGATGGAGAATACTCCCACATCAAGCTGAGTGACTGTTAG